The Mycoplasmopsis gallinacea genome includes a window with the following:
- a CDS encoding ABC transporter permease: protein MWRLFKEVFKSLIKNKATVAGLTILVFLSSAIFTLLHDMSKSMKQQYKKYDEISNGHEFTVDLNLPFSGNIYNNGYFVNGLTQIEGGPFFGKGLNYVEPNYRKIYDSIDIEAIETPYVKMDNFIQNDNFLKDKYIKKSTLTELIEKNNVDQFVIYNFENPEKTFRLTKDFETDLFVKNGEEFVKYEKRYTLQRSDVFHLDKAYKLEDIASISSENERTPILSQMSTLFINVKTKQATFDYNVGKKWDIEDNAVKVSPVDYVEKLGFSKYNDSNFIFKLDNTKSPILISISGNESISDFYEKEIKLNIPYSDIFKEASVDHDSIEKYTLRKNIDFSLPVQWAVKKENLVYWQRKHYTTTYDTPEDKRRWNGTYATFMEGIEKENNGSLPLYFSDFSYWSKQTLSYNIKFHEDGSVNNQKILKSENNNIISFEETQKNKLTLANMSEQPLNPNIAQFNYNSYILSEPKTIAEIDNLSARAQDVNFNINNWYKDIINVQNVDERVKIIKDGALNITKKSIYDYLVQKVSEANIGKRKTITVDSVNNLGEKSVFHFIDTGDKDNKVDGIKLNVDKLINEATNKTDLNEISVALDNYFMIKELPPFIAKEIISSTRDNVNPVNEYILADFDFYDVKIIDPSNNEISILHNAKVYKLANYIGKNGLPEEAYNQFNGYGVAWTSYDTLFLLRAIYNPNNPDQIDHWENVNIPKKQISSLTHEELYRYFVDHNFTLRYKYLNTQGWVEKLSEYPNTVYIPFAFRGPLIEIINEALNQNTLRSGLVNIQKYLFESDLVKKGFLSKEEVYTLIESISTVIDKNNFAKIFSTGNINLIVIPKMALDLVYELSHSPNGDYLTKIVTSILSRVKQLILEQGSLENQRNYLIGQVENLYKFIEKISGQNASMFIPVAKLAYLVKEPIKLIDSLIAIINSFNFEEYGSKLKNFFDNEYDKEHLFNGKSYKRKLSSVEIILWAIESFDQNELKKSINSILNNININVILNADDPNSLLANFLTNLPASIKEIIKKANAYENDPTKAFSNVIEQLKLLIDTIDLNIVSSNLREKLTVSPYDVENVQINNLTKTKEKTIKYYALGSINNIDIYSTIIKSIFSMPGSDKYIKTRIIDMFNLSSKGDSIRIDDNTYISFPIEDPDKLDFIDLVSAFISPASRPAENAEPNSSESPVANTPASPSTNNTLEKVNYFINKFKNVTSIEYNNLSSKDRAIAQQFFNLTKDHTLSGDAKNKAFSDWQAFVDTFTYIDDLKEIHSDMSIGNLMNYYANFSNYFEVNFTWSILNKLLKKLTNNSYTPGFSPIKDSRLILKNWSSIFIKNKDISYERRTAFANRLLALANKQSVLDSFNSFNLFEGSDQNIAKYQSTGFGVSRSIATPLKMRDEFFAKDASGKYVNADLKELVRDFPEFEKWIKENELNITNDFAYIGVSQMYQNFGETTKIDKYALKYNNILSVIIDNFLNGVMQRRVIKEKLNTIDYIYNNDYYTVSIEHLGLNNLLFNSLLLNNTPQFIVWLLTNTNNVGNQSISNLAFLLLHKIVNFEDLVNKGDEKISEFINSFIQPSVITPVLENDFTFAIAIDNDYFVNLTELPEYKEDKMSVFGINLVDIMLNAMNSITGLQRVNNLLVFTQASAYVAKVNYAWLKQNNKEIYAGYLPKDPVGMVQLIENVDKKYLLEVDGTKFLILGDDITYDYVYPVIDENNLQVSTKNQAIVYLNDKGFDRIRQNYRGNVVKEYLVAKTKPNQDLDTVIKETREYVNQAVNDPAKLERVFRKDQLDPINPERSLRITVVAGIISSVTYTSNILIGILIALVGISIIFIIKRYISNKNKVIGILVAQGYTPLQISISMTAFAVFSVLIGGVIGYLTGFMFQASAINILSSYWTVPITTLNFSIVSFSVSIIVPLIGMSLLIIAISLYSLRYKSIDLMSGIVDLNIGELQNQYKKLWTKSNIKTKFRASLVFNSFWKLASFAISIILASITTIFGFATFGVFEKSIEKTYKNRSYNYKFDLETPTKEGGLFNPYYVQHLDNSLYTTIGDVSELNWYQSDYFAPGYSTAVNANGKNGNPTIFDPHVISQFSVNVKIDSSVSIDPWKLVYNSLPDTQKSKILKIRNLVGHALEKTQDWVVYEKDNPNKYDVAKTKLTKRDFFYYLENENNPLESQFLYLRYDPTEGDYIHDIISTSSHRDQYRQFLVDGYRKLSQQNQQKENSGTRVSDLVTDFFVAFNGIYFNPLKDETYSYVASKYKKQNIKLYGYKQNSSQIKLIDDNDNNLLDLVYKQWYELEKTIPSSLTNAQKAELLMEKELPIVINKVSADKFGLKVGSKLKLPVLNNVERYTEKLNAEIYNPVEEKVITDENVEEEVVEEIKGYKFKVIGINPTFINTEFIIPKPIADIITGLASLTKTQNNITSEPFNGILSKDQLPQQLLWTTALYSISGYSPAADTLDTNGISSNVISDLFDGLFATHSTVDNLRSEGQMAKLGYTDVEIAKFLNKDFDPETQSVKENYLEMKKSAGTAINKFAKIFENKLYVATASSIDSKEMEIGFTLTIAKTVQIIVTLITIISFIVSIVILIIISTILINENEKNIAIWSILGYNNKEKIFMFFGIYIPFIIGAVLLAMPIAVGLMGVFSQFLTVAASITIPLTLTIGNVALTIATVFGVFLVTSIISWLNINKIKAIDLLKGK from the coding sequence ATGTGAAGATTATTCAAAGAAGTTTTCAAATCGCTTATAAAGAATAAAGCAACAGTTGCAGGACTTACTATTTTGGTTTTCCTTTCATCTGCTATTTTTACTCTTTTACACGATATGTCCAAATCAATGAAACAACAATACAAAAAGTATGATGAAATTTCAAATGGACACGAATTTACAGTAGATTTAAACTTGCCATTTAGCGGAAACATCTATAACAATGGATATTTTGTTAACGGTCTTACCCAAATTGAAGGAGGACCATTTTTTGGTAAAGGTTTAAATTATGTTGAGCCAAATTATCGTAAGATTTATGACTCAATCGATATAGAAGCGATTGAAACTCCATATGTTAAGATGGATAATTTTATTCAAAATGACAACTTCTTAAAAGATAAATATATTAAAAAATCAACTTTAACAGAACTTATTGAAAAAAATAATGTTGATCAATTTGTTATTTACAATTTTGAAAACCCAGAAAAAACCTTTAGATTAACTAAAGATTTTGAAACAGACCTTTTTGTTAAAAATGGTGAAGAATTTGTGAAATATGAAAAAAGATATACCTTACAAAGAAGTGATGTTTTCCATCTTGATAAGGCATATAAATTAGAAGATATTGCATCTATTAGTTCTGAAAATGAAAGAACACCAATTCTTTCTCAAATGTCAACACTTTTTATTAACGTTAAAACTAAACAAGCAACATTTGATTATAACGTTGGTAAAAAATGAGATATAGAAGATAATGCTGTTAAAGTTAGTCCGGTTGATTATGTTGAAAAATTAGGTTTTTCAAAATATAATGACTCTAACTTTATTTTCAAGTTAGATAATACAAAATCACCTATTCTTATTTCGATAAGTGGGAATGAAAGCATTTCTGATTTTTATGAAAAAGAAATTAAACTTAATATCCCTTATTCAGATATTTTTAAAGAAGCTTCAGTTGATCATGATTCAATTGAAAAATATACACTTAGAAAAAACATTGACTTTTCACTTCCTGTTCAATGAGCAGTTAAAAAAGAAAACTTAGTGTATTGACAAAGAAAACACTATACAACAACTTATGATACACCCGAAGATAAGCGTAGATGAAATGGAACTTACGCTACTTTTATGGAAGGGATTGAAAAAGAAAATAATGGAAGCTTACCGCTATATTTTTCTGATTTTTCATATTGAAGTAAACAAACACTTTCATATAACATTAAATTCCATGAGGATGGAAGTGTAAACAATCAGAAAATTTTAAAATCAGAAAATAATAACATCATTTCATTTGAGGAAACTCAAAAAAATAAATTAACATTAGCTAATATGTCTGAGCAACCTCTCAACCCAAATATAGCTCAATTCAACTATAATTCATATATTTTAAGCGAACCTAAAACAATAGCAGAAATTGACAATCTTAGCGCAAGAGCTCAAGATGTAAATTTCAACATTAATAATTGATACAAAGATATTATTAATGTGCAAAATGTGGATGAAAGAGTTAAGATCATTAAAGATGGTGCATTAAACATCACCAAAAAGAGTATTTACGATTATTTAGTTCAAAAAGTAAGCGAAGCAAATATTGGTAAACGTAAAACAATAACAGTTGATTCTGTAAATAACTTAGGGGAAAAATCTGTTTTCCACTTTATTGACACCGGAGATAAAGATAATAAAGTTGACGGAATTAAACTAAATGTTGATAAATTAATCAACGAAGCAACTAATAAAACAGATCTTAATGAAATTTCCGTTGCATTAGATAATTACTTTATGATAAAAGAATTACCACCTTTTATTGCTAAAGAAATTATCAGTAGTACTAGAGACAACGTTAACCCAGTTAATGAATACATCCTAGCTGACTTTGATTTTTATGATGTTAAAATCATTGACCCTTCAAATAATGAAATTTCTATTTTGCACAATGCTAAAGTGTATAAATTAGCAAATTATATTGGTAAAAATGGATTACCAGAAGAAGCATATAACCAATTTAACGGTTATGGAGTTGCATGAACTTCATATGATACTTTATTCTTATTAAGAGCAATTTATAATCCAAACAATCCAGATCAAATTGATCATTGAGAAAATGTAAATATTCCTAAAAAACAAATTAGTTCACTTACACATGAAGAACTTTATAGATATTTTGTTGATCATAATTTCACTTTAAGATACAAATATTTAAATACGCAAGGATGGGTTGAAAAATTATCAGAATATCCAAATACTGTTTACATTCCTTTTGCATTTAGAGGTCCATTAATCGAAATTATTAATGAAGCTTTAAATCAAAACACATTAAGAAGTGGACTTGTAAACATTCAAAAATACTTATTTGAATCTGATTTAGTTAAAAAAGGTTTCTTAAGCAAAGAAGAAGTTTATACATTAATTGAATCAATTTCAACAGTTATTGATAAAAATAACTTTGCTAAGATTTTTAGTACTGGAAATATCAACTTAATTGTTATTCCTAAAATGGCGCTTGATTTAGTTTATGAACTATCTCATTCTCCAAATGGTGATTATTTAACTAAAATTGTGACATCAATTTTAAGTAGAGTAAAACAACTTATTCTTGAACAAGGAAGTTTAGAAAACCAAAGAAATTACTTAATTGGTCAAGTTGAAAATCTTTATAAATTTATTGAAAAAATCAGTGGACAAAATGCTTCAATGTTTATCCCGGTTGCTAAATTAGCTTATTTAGTTAAAGAACCAATTAAATTAATTGATAGTCTAATTGCAATTATCAATTCATTTAACTTTGAGGAATATGGATCTAAATTAAAAAACTTCTTTGATAACGAATATGATAAAGAGCACCTTTTTAACGGAAAATCATACAAGAGAAAATTAAGTAGTGTTGAAATTATTTTATGAGCTATCGAAAGTTTTGATCAAAATGAACTTAAGAAATCAATTAACTCAATTTTAAATAACATTAATATTAATGTGATTTTAAATGCAGATGATCCAAATAGTTTACTTGCAAACTTTTTAACTAATTTACCTGCTTCAATTAAGGAGATTATTAAAAAAGCAAATGCTTATGAAAATGACCCTACAAAAGCGTTCTCTAACGTCATTGAACAACTTAAACTTTTAATTGACACAATTGATTTAAATATTGTTTCATCAAATCTTAGAGAAAAATTAACTGTTTCTCCATATGATGTTGAAAATGTACAAATTAATAACCTTACTAAAACAAAAGAAAAAACAATTAAATACTATGCTTTAGGTTCAATTAATAACATTGATATTTATTCAACAATTATTAAATCAATTTTCAGTATGCCTGGTTCAGATAAGTATATCAAAACACGTATTATTGATATGTTTAACTTATCATCTAAAGGTGATAGCATTAGAATTGATGATAATACATATATTTCATTCCCGATTGAAGATCCAGATAAATTAGACTTTATTGATTTAGTTTCTGCTTTTATAAGTCCTGCAAGCAGACCTGCGGAAAATGCAGAACCTAATTCTTCTGAATCACCTGTTGCCAATACGCCAGCTAGTCCATCAACAAATAATACTTTAGAAAAAGTTAATTACTTTATTAATAAGTTTAAAAATGTAACTTCAATTGAATACAACAACCTTTCATCTAAAGATAGAGCTATTGCTCAACAATTCTTTAACCTTACAAAAGATCACACTTTAAGTGGTGATGCTAAAAACAAAGCATTTAGCGATTGACAAGCATTTGTTGATACATTTACCTACATTGATGATTTAAAAGAAATTCATAGTGATATGTCAATTGGTAATTTAATGAATTATTATGCTAACTTCTCTAATTATTTTGAAGTTAACTTCACTTGATCAATTCTTAATAAATTACTTAAAAAACTTACTAACAATTCATATACACCTGGATTTTCTCCAATCAAAGATAGTCGTTTAATTCTTAAAAACTGAAGCAGTATTTTTATTAAAAATAAAGATATTAGTTACGAAAGAAGAACTGCTTTTGCTAATAGATTATTAGCACTTGCGAATAAACAAAGTGTTTTAGATTCATTTAATAGCTTTAATCTTTTTGAAGGATCTGATCAAAATATTGCCAAGTATCAAAGCACAGGTTTTGGGGTTTCTCGTTCAATTGCAACTCCGCTTAAAATGCGTGATGAGTTTTTCGCTAAAGATGCAAGTGGGAAATATGTAAATGCTGATTTAAAAGAATTAGTCAGAGATTTCCCTGAATTTGAAAAATGAATTAAAGAAAATGAATTAAACATAACTAATGATTTTGCTTACATTGGTGTTTCACAAATGTACCAAAACTTTGGAGAAACTACAAAAATTGATAAATATGCTTTAAAATACAACAACATTTTATCTGTAATTATTGACAACTTCCTTAATGGAGTAATGCAAAGAAGAGTAATTAAAGAAAAATTAAACACAATTGATTACATTTACAATAATGATTACTACACAGTATCAATTGAACATTTAGGTCTTAATAATCTTTTATTTAACTCATTATTGCTTAATAATACTCCGCAGTTTATTGTTTGATTATTAACTAACACAAACAACGTTGGAAATCAATCAATTTCAAATTTAGCTTTCCTTTTACTCCACAAAATCGTGAATTTTGAAGATTTAGTAAATAAAGGAGACGAAAAAATCTCTGAGTTTATTAATAGCTTTATCCAGCCTTCAGTAATTACACCTGTACTAGAAAATGATTTTACTTTTGCAATTGCAATTGATAATGATTATTTTGTAAACTTAACTGAGTTACCTGAATACAAAGAAGACAAAATGTCTGTTTTTGGAATTAACTTAGTTGATATTATGCTTAACGCAATGAACTCAATTACAGGTCTTCAAAGAGTTAATAATTTACTTGTATTTACCCAAGCAAGTGCTTATGTTGCAAAAGTAAATTATGCTTGACTTAAACAAAACAACAAAGAAATTTATGCTGGATATTTACCTAAAGATCCGGTTGGAATGGTACAGTTAATTGAAAATGTAGATAAAAAATACTTACTTGAAGTTGATGGAACTAAATTCTTAATTCTTGGTGATGATATTACTTATGATTATGTTTATCCAGTAATTGATGAAAACAACTTGCAAGTAAGCACCAAAAACCAAGCTATTGTTTACTTAAATGATAAAGGGTTTGATAGAATTAGACAAAACTACCGTGGAAATGTGGTTAAAGAGTATTTAGTAGCTAAAACTAAACCGAATCAAGACCTTGATACAGTGATTAAAGAGACAAGAGAATATGTAAATCAAGCTGTTAATGACCCTGCGAAACTTGAGAGGGTGTTTAGAAAAGATCAATTGGATCCAATTAACCCAGAAAGAAGCTTAAGAATTACAGTTGTAGCGGGAATTATTTCATCAGTTACATATACTTCAAATATTTTAATTGGTATCTTAATTGCACTTGTTGGAATCTCAATTATCTTTATTATTAAACGTTATATTTCTAACAAAAATAAAGTTATTGGTATTTTAGTGGCTCAAGGTTATACACCGCTTCAAATTTCAATTTCTATGACTGCTTTTGCTGTATTTTCAGTACTTATTGGTGGTGTAATTGGTTACTTAACTGGATTTATGTTCCAAGCTTCAGCAATTAATATTTTAAGTAGCTATTGAACAGTTCCAATTACCACACTTAATTTCTCAATTGTTTCATTTAGTGTCTCAATTATCGTGCCGCTAATTGGAATGTCGCTTCTTATTATTGCAATTTCACTTTACTCACTTAGATATAAATCAATTGATTTAATGAGTGGAATTGTTGATTTAAATATTGGTGAACTTCAAAACCAATATAAAAAATTATGAACCAAATCAAATATTAAAACTAAATTTCGTGCATCACTTGTATTTAATAGTTTCTGAAAACTTGCTTCATTTGCAATTAGTATTATCTTAGCAAGTATTACAACTATCTTTGGTTTCGCAACCTTTGGAGTGTTTGAAAAATCAATTGAAAAAACTTACAAAAACCGTAGTTATAACTACAAATTTGATTTAGAAACACCAACTAAAGAAGGGGGATTATTTAATCCTTACTATGTTCAACATTTAGATAATTCTTTATATACAACAATTGGTGATGTTAGTGAACTTAACTGATACCAAAGTGATTACTTTGCACCTGGATATTCAACTGCAGTTAACGCAAATGGCAAAAACGGTAATCCAACTATTTTTGATCCACATGTTATTTCGCAATTTTCAGTTAATGTTAAAATTGATTCTTCAGTAAGTATTGACCCATGAAAATTAGTTTATAACTCACTTCCAGACACTCAAAAATCTAAGATTCTTAAAATTAGAAACTTAGTTGGACATGCTCTTGAAAAAACTCAAGATTGAGTTGTTTATGAAAAAGATAATCCAAATAAATATGACGTTGCAAAAACAAAACTTACCAAGAGAGATTTCTTCTACTACTTAGAAAATGAAAATAACCCATTAGAAAGTCAGTTCTTATACTTAAGATATGATCCAACAGAAGGTGATTATATTCACGATATTATCTCTACTTCAAGTCATAGAGATCAATACCGTCAATTCCTTGTGGATGGATACAGAAAACTTTCACAACAAAACCAACAAAAAGAAAATAGTGGAACTAGAGTTTCAGATCTTGTAACTGATTTCTTTGTTGCATTTAACGGAATTTATTTTAATCCACTTAAAGATGAAACTTATTCATATGTAGCATCTAAATACAAAAAACAAAACATTAAGTTATATGGATATAAACAAAATTCATCACAAATTAAATTAATTGATGATAATGACAATAACTTGCTTGATCTTGTTTATAAACAATGATATGAGCTTGAAAAAACAATTCCTTCTTCATTAACTAATGCTCAAAAAGCTGAATTACTTATGGAAAAAGAATTACCAATAGTAATTAATAAAGTTTCTGCTGACAAATTTGGACTAAAAGTTGGTTCTAAATTAAAACTTCCAGTTCTTAACAATGTTGAAAGATACACCGAAAAACTTAATGCAGAAATTTACAACCCAGTAGAAGAAAAAGTTATCACTGATGAAAATGTTGAAGAAGAAGTAGTGGAAGAAATTAAAGGATACAAATTCAAAGTTATAGGTATTAACCCAACATTTATTAATACTGAATTTATTATTCCTAAACCAATTGCGGATATAATTACTGGACTTGCTTCACTTACAAAAACTCAAAACAACATTACATCTGAACCATTTAACGGTATCTTATCAAAAGATCAATTGCCTCAACAATTACTTTGAACAACTGCACTTTACTCAATTTCAGGATACTCACCAGCTGCTGATACTTTAGATACTAACGGTATTTCATCAAATGTTATTTCTGATCTTTTTGACGGATTATTTGCAACTCATTCAACAGTTGATAACTTACGTTCTGAAGGGCAAATGGCAAAACTTGGTTATACAGATGTAGAGATTGCTAAATTCTTAAATAAAGACTTTGATCCTGAAACTCAATCAGTTAAAGAAAACTACTTAGAGATGAAAAAGTCAGCAGGAACTGCAATTAATAAATTTGCTAAGATTTTCGAAAATAAATTATATGTAGCAACTGCTTCTTCAATTGACTCCAAAGAAATGGAAATTGGATTTACATTAACAATTGCTAAAACAGTGCAAATTATTGTTACATTAATTACAATTATCAGTTTCATTGTTTCAATTGTTATTCTTATTATTATTTCAACAATCTTAATTAATGAAAATGAAAAGAACATAGCTATTTGATCTATCTTAGGATACAATAACAAAGAGAAAATCTTTATGTTCTTTGGGATTTACATTCCATTTATTATCGGAGCTGTTCTTTTAGCTATGCCTATAGCAGTTGGGCTTATGGGTGTATTCTCGCAATTCTTAACTGTGGCAGCTTCTATCACAATACCTTTAACATTAACAATAGGAAACGTTGCATTAACAATAGCAACAGTATTTGGTGTGTTCTTAGTAACATCAATTATTTCTTGATTAAATATAAACAAAATTAAAGCTATTGATTTATTGAAAGGAAAATAA
- a CDS encoding ABC transporter ATP-binding protein: MFLDKILKIFKKKEKTSEKNTDEVVISKKDIKEKITKKNVFNFLDSSEGTNKISVDRSIAKKLRKAANQKRPKDDHIDLKNNEGNIIEVRDVSKYYLSGNTVTRVLKNVSMEIKKGEFILIFGKSGGGKSTLLNLISGLDRPSKGDVIVCDTNLPYLSDVKLTLFRRENVSFIFQNYNLLQNLTGYDNVETGAYLQKNKDKKLNLDDLFKEFEMEEVKDKYPSQMSGGQQQRISILRALAKNASIIFADEPTGALDSNTSKIVLSYLFDINKKYGTTIVMVTHDPSIESIADKVVRVKDGKITDIKVNKKPTHPKDIVWD, encoded by the coding sequence ATGTTTTTAGACAAAATATTAAAAATTTTCAAAAAGAAAGAAAAGACTTCTGAAAAAAATACTGATGAAGTTGTTATTTCTAAAAAAGATATTAAGGAAAAAATTACAAAGAAAAATGTATTTAATTTTCTTGATTCCTCAGAAGGAACAAATAAAATAAGTGTTGACAGATCAATAGCTAAAAAATTAAGAAAAGCAGCTAATCAAAAAAGACCAAAAGATGATCACATTGATTTAAAAAACAATGAAGGAAACATTATTGAAGTTAGAGATGTAAGTAAATATTATCTTTCAGGTAATACGGTTACTAGGGTTTTAAAAAATGTTTCTATGGAGATTAAAAAAGGTGAATTCATTTTAATCTTTGGTAAGTCTGGAGGTGGTAAAAGTACACTTTTAAACCTTATTTCTGGGCTTGATAGACCAAGTAAAGGAGATGTTATTGTTTGTGACACTAATCTCCCTTATTTATCTGATGTAAAGTTAACCTTATTTAGAAGAGAAAACGTAAGTTTCATATTCCAAAACTATAACTTACTTCAAAACCTTACAGGTTATGATAATGTTGAAACTGGTGCTTATTTACAAAAAAACAAAGACAAAAAACTTAATTTAGACGATTTATTTAAAGAATTTGAAATGGAAGAAGTTAAAGATAAATATCCTTCTCAAATGTCAGGGGGACAACAACAACGTATTTCCATTCTTAGAGCTTTAGCTAAAAATGCATCAATTATTTTTGCTGATGAACCTACTGGAGCTCTTGATTCAAATACTTCAAAAATTGTTTTATCTTACTTATTTGACATCAATAAAAAATATGGAACCACAATTGTTATGGTTACCCACGATCCTTCAATTGAATCAATTGCTGATAAAGTTGTTCGCGTAAAAGATGGAAAAATCACTGATATTAAAGTGAACAAAAAACCAACACACCCTAAAGATATTGTGTGAGATTAA
- a CDS encoding ATP-binding protein, which translates to MENKNIEFKIDIPEKHNKLKAEMVSFLNSNDGEIYLGVDDNGVPNLNLIKEKSKFWEEIISNWITNAFNENVKDFVEIISDDSSFKIKILEGNNKPYYYKEGEGFNSKGIYIRVGSTKRRAELEEVKKMLFNRKPNNFESTLINNDKLTFKYLENKFEEKGLKFNPIALSLINKDNKYNNAALLFSDQNPTISKFAVFADSKVSVFLDKKEFAGSIVKQLDDMIYFSNLLNRKKITINGNPERNEYLDIPEVALREAIVNCFCHRDYSLTGDIKIEFFDDKVKIFSPGGLPDNLTLEDIKEGFTAKRNKIIVNVLDKIGLIENYATGVRKIFEGYEGFEKQPTYYISENGISLTLFNRNYDESQKKPNNINDLEELKKLERSEKIIFLMKENPRITIDEMAEILEVSPRTIRREIYILRLKDKIEYIRSGKTGYWVINENMDKEE; encoded by the coding sequence ATGGAAAATAAAAATATTGAATTCAAGATAGATATACCTGAAAAACACAATAAACTAAAAGCAGAAATGGTATCTTTTTTAAATAGTAATGATGGAGAAATATACTTAGGTGTTGATGATAATGGTGTTCCTAATTTAAATTTAATTAAAGAGAAAAGCAAATTTTGAGAAGAAATTATTTCAAATTGAATCACCAATGCATTTAATGAAAATGTTAAAGACTTTGTGGAGATTATTTCTGATGACTCCTCATTTAAGATAAAAATTTTAGAAGGAAACAACAAACCCTATTATTATAAAGAAGGTGAAGGGTTTAATTCTAAAGGTATCTATATTAGAGTGGGAAGCACTAAAAGAAGAGCAGAATTAGAAGAAGTTAAAAAAATGCTTTTTAATCGTAAACCTAATAACTTTGAGTCTACTTTAATTAATAATGACAAGCTTACTTTTAAATATCTTGAAAACAAATTTGAAGAAAAAGGGCTTAAATTTAACCCTATAGCATTATCTTTAATTAATAAAGATAATAAATATAATAATGCTGCTTTACTTTTTAGTGATCAAAACCCAACAATTAGTAAATTTGCTGTATTTGCAGACTCAAAAGTTTCTGTTTTTTTAGATAAGAAAGAATTCGCAGGGTCAATAGTAAAACAATTAGATGACATGATTTATTTTTCTAATTTATTAAATAGAAAGAAAATAACTATTAATGGAAATCCGGAAAGAAATGAATATTTAGATATACCCGAAGTAGCTTTGAGAGAAGCTATAGTAAATTGTTTTTGTCATAGAGATTATTCGTTAACTGGTGATATTAAAATTGAATTCTTTGATGATAAAGTGAAAATTTTTTCTCCTGGTGGACTACCAGATAATCTTACTTTAGAAGATATAAAAGAAGGTTTTACAGCTAAAAGAAACAAAATAATTGTAAATGTGCTAGACAAAATCGGTCTTATTGAAAACTATGCAACAGGTGTAAGAAAGATATTTGAAGGTTATGAAGGTTTTGAAAAACAACCCACTTATTATATATCTGAAAATGGTATATCACTTACCTTGTTTAATCGCAACTATGACGAGAGCCAAAAAAAACCTAACAATATTAACGATTTAGAAGAACTAAAAAAACTTGAACGTTCAGAAAAAATAATCTTTCTGATGAAAGAAAACCCTAGAATCACCATAGATGAAATGGCTGAAATTCTAGAGGTATCTCCAAGAACAATAAGAAGAGAAATATATATATTAAGATTAAAGGATAAAATCGAATATATAAGAAGTGGAAAAACCGGATACTGAGTAATTAATGAGAACATGGATAAAGAAGAATAA
- the hinT gene encoding histidine triad protein HinT produces MASVFTKIINREIPANIIYEDDRVIAFLDAFPSTEGHFLVVPKIEKPNLLETSDDDFVYAILKARELAKKEVLDKGKTGFKILINTGASADQTVFHTHIHVIPYK; encoded by the coding sequence ATGGCTTCAGTATTTACTAAAATAATTAACCGTGAAATTCCTGCTAATATTATTTACGAAGATGATCGTGTAATAGCATTTTTAGATGCTTTCCCATCGACTGAAGGTCACTTTTTAGTAGTTCCTAAAATTGAAAAACCTAACCTTTTAGAAACTTCAGATGATGATTTTGTTTATGCTATTTTAAAAGCAAGAGAACTTGCTAAAAAAGAAGTATTAGACAAAGGTAAAACAGGATTTAAAATCTTAATAAATACAGGTGCTAGTGCTGATCAAACAGTGTTTCACACTCACATTCACGTTATTCCTTACAAATAA